In Bifidobacterium sp. ESL0775, the following are encoded in one genomic region:
- a CDS encoding DUF5719 family protein, which yields MNDNGDTMNERMEDNGSGHAVPPVPAPPATLTGAQTAQGGGKGTEAGSQASPEGAGVLEARASRSRMVWRVVLGVITVVVLVALIAAVVLVPLPKWLVDPAKGGASATAKPVSQTDLTYYCPSRMALSDSGKYGDSAFQPSEGNVASSARYGAFGSVYQATVSAVTNGSEADDKKLTGDDTVSGASVKTYSGSADKGSSAFETRLLAAKSGTGAAAAVASWASEGDLKGLSASTCVAPALEQDFLLGPTTTGSTQQLSVANFSSKATSLQIRVWSTKHGTPLQLSTGNILNVGANGEATQELSAAAPGNDALFVTVTSKETPIAAVVRSVELNGLSAMGSDYATPLRPSSRRQYLPGFSAGDGVKVLAHARRSTDLSLSWVDGKGATQAKTQHLDAGKVAVVDMGQAPQDVVGLQASAAEPVDVVAKVTRNIDSDTDFAYVSPASVFAQSALVLPDHTDGTLALVNTSGSPVKATLRGYDASGKPAGDKDIDILANAGVNVAAKDIGQGAVMFTLKGGRNIAMGARLVESGEDQSQSASLAHLNSSGLEPQNMKVWVRPNAGIVR from the coding sequence ATGAACGATAACGGGGATACGATGAACGAACGTATGGAAGACAACGGCAGTGGGCACGCGGTTCCGCCGGTCCCGGCGCCGCCAGCGACCTTAACCGGTGCGCAAACCGCCCAGGGCGGTGGCAAGGGAACCGAAGCCGGATCGCAGGCAAGCCCTGAAGGGGCCGGGGTGTTGGAAGCCCGCGCCTCGCGTTCCCGCATGGTGTGGCGTGTGGTTTTGGGAGTGATCACCGTTGTGGTGCTGGTCGCCTTGATTGCCGCGGTGGTCCTTGTGCCGTTGCCGAAATGGCTGGTGGATCCGGCCAAAGGTGGCGCCAGCGCCACGGCGAAACCAGTCAGCCAGACCGACCTCACCTATTATTGCCCTTCGCGCATGGCGCTTTCGGACAGCGGCAAATACGGCGACAGCGCCTTCCAGCCCTCCGAAGGCAACGTCGCCTCATCCGCGAGATACGGGGCTTTCGGATCCGTCTACCAGGCGACGGTGAGCGCGGTGACCAATGGCAGCGAGGCGGATGACAAGAAGCTCACCGGTGACGACACCGTCAGCGGGGCCAGCGTCAAGACCTATTCGGGTTCCGCCGACAAGGGGTCGAGCGCCTTCGAGACACGTTTGCTGGCGGCGAAATCCGGCACGGGCGCTGCGGCGGCTGTGGCCTCCTGGGCCAGCGAGGGCGATCTCAAGGGATTGTCGGCCTCGACCTGCGTGGCGCCAGCGCTCGAGCAGGACTTCCTGCTGGGGCCCACCACCACCGGATCCACGCAGCAGCTGTCCGTCGCCAACTTCTCCTCGAAGGCCACGTCGTTGCAGATCCGGGTCTGGAGCACGAAGCATGGCACCCCATTGCAGCTCTCCACCGGCAACATCCTCAATGTCGGCGCCAACGGCGAGGCCACGCAGGAATTGTCCGCGGCCGCTCCCGGCAACGATGCCCTGTTTGTGACGGTCACCAGCAAGGAGACCCCGATCGCGGCCGTCGTGCGCAGCGTCGAGCTCAACGGCCTGTCCGCCATGGGTTCCGACTACGCAACCCCGCTGCGTCCTTCGTCGAGACGGCAATACCTGCCCGGCTTCTCCGCCGGCGACGGGGTGAAGGTGCTGGCCCATGCCAGGCGTTCCACGGACCTCTCCCTGTCATGGGTTGACGGCAAAGGCGCCACACAGGCGAAGACACAGCATCTTGACGCCGGCAAGGTCGCGGTGGTGGATATGGGTCAGGCCCCGCAGGATGTTGTCGGGCTGCAGGCCAGTGCCGCCGAGCCGGTGGATGTGGTGGCCAAAGTGACCAGAAACATCGATTCCGACACCGATTTCGCCTATGTCAGCCCGGCCAGCGTCTTCGCGCAGTCGGCCTTGGTGCTGCCGGACCACACCGACGGGACGCTCGCTCTGGTGAATACCTCCGGTTCGCCTGTCAAGGCGACGTTGCGGGGATATGACGCCTCGGGCAAGCCGGCGGGCGACAAGGACATCGATATCCTGGCCAATGCCGGGGTGAACGTGGCTGCCAAGGACATCGGCCAGGGCGCGGTGATGTTCACGTTGAAGGGCGGCAGGAACATCGCCATGGGCGCGCGGCTGGTCGAGTCAGGGGAGGACCAATCCCAGTCGGCCTCCCTCGCCCATTTGAACTCTTCGGGGCTTGAGCCGCAGAACATGAAGGTATGGGTCAGGCCCAACGCCGGCATTGTGCGATGA
- a CDS encoding glycosyltransferase family 2 protein: MSSNGSVDIQRIVAGVVGERPHIPGQTVDRSIAAIVTVERDVRFFPATLHALLSQKVLPRTIVIADCTGGTSQPMRTGFAVSSLPELGHGAAEQLAPEPPERVDVQLVRASGATSFSDAVGKGLHYASLPASVRALWLLHDDSRPVGQSCLESLVETWHNTPTVSLIGAKQLDWGGTALHNVGAYAGKHRLESLVVEGEPDQEQYDGRSDVFAVSLAGALLPLPTTKEVGDINRWFTTFAEGADFSRRICESGGRVIVVPQAHIAHRRARFEGIRTRAGEPVDEDAPLDTTMPVLDAAQKYYYTDIRTLFWPLLWIANLFRALWHAIGALVAKRPWRAWCVLCLPWRVFGSLPGMIHARRQQPRRHGAASVSSDLLSADRRQIGQWRKRRNAFDSQQHTVLLSPLAKSHLRTRAIRRFGAATVMALVAFAAVVAFQWEVFRKVWGGGSPYSSMLIPSAANFSTLLSAASTPWAFGVGVGIAVPPAPWLMVWLVASVFTLGHPAVALSLMFFLAAPAMALAFWAFAGVFTRSDPVRVVTGLLWVAFALAFGAFGDANLPLLMAMVFLPAAFAFTFRAVGMYNTEDMVRPHPSVQAAACAALCFAVVTACEPQLALALIVCLALFLVVVRSHRTMLLLIPLPTLAVLAPTIVDGVHYATQGAWRQFFADVLAPTPLTAPDSLSFAQVVARAFGLSAGADAQTRSFGQLGPDVLVAAVLGIVVVLALLALLLPFALRATRMMWAVAIVGLVLSMAACRIGVVVQGGTVGAGSVLPGVALALMALLACSCIVAGGAVKRFVPLRVSQGEQEAQNLDASSGAAKVKGVAVKAGRVVLVAVLASATLGAGAFGVWYRGNDVHVSEGGLPMVATDYLEGKDSHRVLALEATSDNHIDFSVMRSRRGDLVDVSPAYMAQEASGVDDVSVGLLANASAVLLSNGDDDAIDSIAKLGFGGIYVSADKTAADKDATLRLISNINASDGVQSMVTSPSGTYYRLTKVDEGKQGVSTKGQDAAQHSAWRKAWLWCLAIVTLVYVLVAIPRTRRYGQEQA, translated from the coding sequence ATGAGTTCCAACGGCAGTGTCGATATTCAACGGATTGTGGCCGGAGTGGTCGGTGAGCGGCCCCATATCCCCGGACAGACGGTCGACCGCAGCATCGCCGCCATCGTGACCGTGGAGCGTGATGTCCGTTTCTTCCCCGCGACCTTGCACGCCTTGTTGAGCCAGAAGGTGCTGCCGCGCACCATCGTCATCGCCGATTGCACCGGTGGCACATCCCAGCCGATGCGCACCGGCTTCGCCGTCTCCTCGTTGCCTGAGCTTGGGCACGGCGCCGCCGAGCAACTGGCGCCGGAACCCCCTGAACGTGTCGATGTCCAGTTGGTTCGTGCCTCGGGAGCCACCTCGTTTTCCGACGCCGTGGGCAAAGGGCTCCATTACGCCAGCCTTCCCGCCTCGGTGCGTGCGCTGTGGCTGCTGCATGACGATTCCAGGCCTGTGGGCCAGTCCTGCCTTGAGTCATTGGTGGAGACCTGGCACAACACGCCCACCGTCTCGCTGATCGGCGCCAAGCAGCTGGATTGGGGCGGCACCGCCCTGCACAACGTCGGCGCCTACGCGGGCAAGCACCGTCTGGAAAGCCTCGTCGTGGAAGGCGAACCCGACCAGGAGCAATATGACGGGCGCAGCGATGTGTTCGCGGTCTCGTTGGCCGGTGCGTTGCTGCCTCTGCCGACCACCAAGGAGGTGGGGGACATCAACCGGTGGTTCACCACATTCGCCGAGGGCGCCGATTTCTCGCGGCGCATCTGCGAGTCCGGCGGCCGCGTCATCGTGGTGCCCCAGGCCCATATCGCCCATCGCAGGGCGCGTTTCGAGGGCATCCGGACCAGGGCGGGCGAGCCTGTTGACGAGGACGCTCCGCTGGATACCACCATGCCGGTCCTCGATGCGGCGCAGAAATACTATTACACGGATATCCGCACGCTTTTCTGGCCATTGCTGTGGATAGCGAACCTGTTCCGGGCGCTCTGGCATGCCATCGGCGCGCTTGTCGCCAAGCGCCCGTGGCGGGCGTGGTGTGTGCTGTGCCTGCCATGGAGGGTGTTCGGCTCGTTGCCGGGGATGATCCACGCCCGCCGCCAGCAGCCACGCCGGCATGGGGCCGCTTCGGTCTCCTCGGATCTGCTTTCCGCCGACCGCCGGCAGATAGGGCAGTGGCGCAAACGTCGCAATGCGTTCGACAGCCAGCAACATACCGTGTTGCTGAGCCCTCTGGCCAAGAGCCATCTGCGCACGCGCGCGATTCGCCGTTTCGGTGCCGCCACAGTGATGGCCCTGGTCGCTTTCGCGGCGGTCGTGGCGTTCCAATGGGAGGTGTTCCGCAAGGTCTGGGGCGGCGGCAGCCCCTATTCATCCATGCTGATTCCCAGCGCCGCGAATTTCAGCACGTTACTTTCCGCGGCGAGCACGCCCTGGGCCTTTGGCGTCGGCGTCGGCATCGCCGTTCCTCCAGCCCCTTGGCTCATGGTCTGGCTGGTGGCTTCGGTGTTCACATTGGGCCATCCGGCTGTTGCCTTGTCGTTGATGTTCTTCCTGGCGGCTCCGGCGATGGCATTGGCGTTTTGGGCTTTCGCGGGCGTCTTCACCCGTTCCGATCCGGTGCGTGTCGTCACCGGCCTGCTGTGGGTCGCCTTCGCGCTTGCTTTCGGGGCGTTCGGCGACGCCAATCTGCCATTGCTCATGGCCATGGTGTTCCTGCCCGCGGCGTTCGCCTTCACGTTCAGGGCCGTTGGGATGTATAACACCGAGGATATGGTGCGGCCCCATCCTTCCGTCCAGGCCGCCGCATGCGCCGCGCTCTGCTTCGCCGTGGTCACGGCCTGTGAGCCGCAGCTGGCGCTCGCGCTGATCGTCTGCCTGGCCCTGTTCCTTGTCGTGGTGCGCTCGCACCGCACCATGCTGTTGCTGATTCCCCTGCCGACCCTCGCCGTGCTCGCGCCCACGATTGTTGACGGCGTCCATTACGCCACGCAGGGCGCGTGGCGCCAGTTCTTCGCCGATGTGCTTGCCCCGACACCCTTGACCGCGCCGGATTCGCTCTCGTTCGCGCAGGTCGTCGCGCGTGCCTTCGGCCTTTCCGCGGGCGCGGATGCGCAGACACGTTCTTTCGGGCAGTTGGGGCCTGATGTCCTGGTGGCGGCGGTGCTCGGCATCGTCGTGGTCTTGGCGTTGCTGGCGCTGCTGCTGCCTTTCGCGCTTCGCGCCACAAGGATGATGTGGGCCGTCGCCATTGTCGGCCTGGTGCTTTCCATGGCCGCCTGCCGCATTGGCGTGGTGGTCCAAGGTGGTACGGTTGGCGCGGGATCGGTGCTCCCGGGCGTCGCGCTGGCCCTGATGGCCTTGCTCGCCTGTTCCTGCATCGTGGCCGGCGGGGCGGTCAAGCGCTTCGTCCCCCTGCGCGTCTCCCAGGGCGAGCAGGAGGCGCAGAACCTTGATGCTTCCAGTGGCGCGGCCAAGGTGAAAGGCGTGGCGGTCAAGGCCGGGCGTGTGGTCTTGGTTGCGGTTTTGGCATCGGCCACGCTCGGCGCCGGGGCCTTCGGCGTATGGTATCGGGGCAACGATGTCCATGTCAGCGAAGGCGGTTTGCCGATGGTGGCCACCGATTATCTTGAGGGCAAAGACAGCCATCGCGTCCTCGCGCTTGAGGCCACAAGCGACAACCACATCGACTTTTCGGTCATGCGTTCGCGGCGTGGGGACTTGGTCGACGTCTCGCCGGCGTATATGGCCCAGGAGGCCTCTGGCGTCGATGACGTGTCCGTCGGTCTTCTGGCCAATGCCAGCGCAGTGCTGCTTTCCAATGGCGATGACGACGCCATCGACTCGATAGCCAAGCTTGGTTTCGGCGGCATCTATGTCTCGGCCGATAAGACGGCTGCGGACAAGGACGCCACGTTGCGCCTGATCAGCAACATCAACGCTAGCGACGGGGTGCAATCGATGGTCACCAGCCCGTCCGGCACCTACTATCGGCTGACCAAGGTCGACGAGGGCAAGCAGGGCGTGTCCACCAAGGGGCAGGACGCGGCGCAGCACAGCGCCTGGCGCAAGGCGTGGCTGTGGTGCCTGGCGATAGTGACGTTGGTCTATGTCCTGGTGGCGATACCCAGGACGCGGCGCTATGGGCAGGAACAGGCATGA
- a CDS encoding LCP family protein, with amino-acid sequence MASHRIKDLQIPNLGGWHTPKPMHGTTYMVRHRVRSAIVMTVVGILVFVSTAVGVAAFALAHAPKTVKVIRQHGAPAEKLVDPNAGKPIEFLVLGQDTRDGGDNAALGGTHDEGEHNADTSMVVQISADRSYINLVSIPRDSLVNAPSCQTSKGTVPARHNVMFNSIFATGWNVGGDLASAASCTMNAVNALTGLKLEHFIVVDFQGLQGMINAIGGVNVCLPTDMKDNYTGLDLKQGLQHLDGTQATEYARMRHGTGTDGSDIMRAARQQYLVKEILSEALSKNLLTNSQQLYRLAHEALKSLNISSGLSNATTLAGLALSLHSLKTDHIYARTIPVVPAPSDPNNRVVWASNADEVWSVLREYKPLTQQDMSSSQGDDNQSSNSTSQGTTGQNQTQPQQGAPDPVTGLITTSDGRLIDPATGGTVDKKNGMIRDPKTGQYMGVANQYLNATVCAVPAQK; translated from the coding sequence ATGGCTTCACACCGTATCAAAGACCTCCAGATACCTAATCTCGGTGGATGGCACACCCCCAAACCCATGCATGGCACCACTTATATGGTTCGCCACCGGGTGCGCAGCGCCATCGTCATGACCGTGGTCGGTATTTTGGTGTTCGTCTCGACCGCCGTCGGCGTCGCCGCCTTCGCCTTGGCCCACGCCCCCAAAACCGTCAAAGTCATCCGCCAGCATGGAGCCCCCGCCGAGAAACTCGTCGACCCCAATGCGGGCAAGCCCATCGAGTTCCTTGTTCTGGGACAGGACACCCGAGACGGCGGCGATAACGCCGCGCTTGGCGGTACCCACGATGAAGGCGAGCACAACGCCGACACTTCCATGGTGGTCCAGATCAGCGCCGACCGCTCCTATATCAACCTTGTCTCCATCCCCCGCGATTCCCTGGTCAACGCCCCCAGCTGCCAGACGTCCAAAGGCACCGTCCCCGCGCGGCACAACGTGATGTTCAACTCCATCTTTGCCACCGGCTGGAACGTGGGTGGCGACCTCGCCAGCGCGGCGAGCTGTACCATGAACGCCGTCAACGCTTTGACCGGCCTTAAACTCGAGCATTTCATCGTGGTCGATTTTCAAGGCCTTCAGGGCATGATCAACGCCATCGGCGGGGTCAACGTATGCCTGCCCACGGATATGAAGGACAATTACACCGGTCTTGACTTGAAGCAAGGTCTCCAGCATCTCGACGGCACGCAGGCCACCGAATACGCGCGTATGCGCCATGGCACCGGCACCGACGGCAGCGACATCATGCGCGCCGCACGCCAGCAATACCTGGTCAAGGAGATACTCAGCGAAGCGTTGTCGAAGAACCTGCTGACCAACAGCCAGCAACTCTACCGCCTTGCCCATGAGGCCTTGAAATCCCTGAACATCTCCAGCGGACTCTCCAACGCCACCACGCTGGCGGGTCTGGCCTTGAGCCTGCACAGCCTCAAAACCGACCACATCTACGCGCGCACCATCCCCGTCGTGCCGGCGCCAAGCGACCCCAACAACCGCGTGGTCTGGGCCAGCAATGCCGATGAGGTCTGGAGCGTGTTGCGCGAATACAAGCCGTTGACCCAACAGGACATGTCCTCCAGCCAGGGCGACGACAACCAAAGCTCGAACTCCACGAGTCAAGGAACCACTGGCCAGAACCAGACCCAGCCGCAACAAGGCGCACCCGATCCAGTGACCGGCCTGATCACCACCTCCGACGGCAGATTGATCGATCCGGCCACCGGAGGAACCGTTGACAAGAAAAACGGCATGATCCGTGATCCCAAGACGGGCCAGTACATGGGTGTCGCCAACCAGTACCTCAACGCAACCGTATGTGCGGTTCCTGCGCAGAAGTAG
- a CDS encoding LCP family protein, with product MVKQSGGYDAQGNPPSFMPSGAHRRPDTGRVPAANDPSVPPAFSPNAARKRRNPRQSQPAGISAPASQARSPRQSAGSSRVASPVRAYSQYDGQGYQPGRPPRRPNRGDAPGFANAAAKPRKKHHWVLTTLLVIVLAIVLALFGCWNWANAQLDKADWLTGKADTDGASWLILGSDERDDSGVGGSVEDTPGFRTDTILVLTKPAHGNSSLISIPRDSLVKVGGTNMKINAVAETQSKKTLTGEVEDITGKKIDHVAEIKFNGLTKVVDALGGVNLCYDSTVNDWRSGLNWQAGCHVADGATALAFSRMRYSDPKGDFGRAERQRQVIGAIMGKAFSSETMKSPKKLQQVAKAALSSIEVDKKTNPLTLASMAMAFKAATGKLGISGSVYWTDPNHYVRGVGSTVLLDDSKNLELFDELSAGTHAPGTVGTLAETVSQ from the coding sequence ATGGTCAAGCAGTCAGGCGGATACGACGCACAGGGCAATCCCCCGAGCTTCATGCCATCCGGCGCGCATAGACGTCCCGATACCGGGCGTGTGCCGGCCGCCAATGACCCATCCGTGCCCCCTGCCTTTTCTCCCAACGCGGCACGCAAGAGGAGAAACCCTCGCCAATCCCAACCTGCCGGGATTTCGGCTCCAGCGTCCCAGGCACGCTCGCCGCGCCAGAGTGCCGGTTCCTCCCGCGTCGCCTCGCCCGTGCGCGCCTATTCCCAATATGACGGACAGGGATATCAGCCGGGCAGGCCGCCCCGGAGGCCCAATCGGGGCGATGCCCCGGGATTCGCCAATGCGGCCGCGAAACCACGTAAAAAGCACCATTGGGTGCTGACCACCCTGCTGGTCATCGTATTGGCCATCGTCCTGGCGCTGTTCGGTTGCTGGAACTGGGCCAACGCCCAATTGGACAAGGCCGATTGGCTGACCGGCAAAGCCGACACGGACGGCGCCTCATGGCTCATCCTCGGCTCCGACGAACGCGACGATTCCGGGGTCGGCGGCAGCGTCGAGGACACCCCCGGCTTCCGCACCGACACCATCCTCGTGCTCACCAAACCCGCCCACGGCAACTCCTCACTGATCTCGATCCCGCGCGACTCGCTGGTCAAGGTCGGCGGCACCAACATGAAGATCAACGCCGTCGCCGAGACGCAAAGCAAGAAAACGCTGACCGGCGAGGTCGAGGACATCACCGGCAAGAAGATCGACCATGTCGCCGAAATCAAGTTCAACGGCCTGACCAAGGTGGTCGACGCCTTGGGCGGGGTCAACCTCTGCTACGACAGCACCGTCAACGACTGGCGTTCGGGCCTGAACTGGCAGGCGGGCTGCCACGTGGCCGACGGGGCCACCGCGCTGGCCTTCTCCCGCATGCGCTACTCCGACCCGAAAGGCGATTTCGGCCGTGCGGAACGCCAGCGCCAAGTCATCGGGGCCATCATGGGCAAAGCCTTCTCTAGCGAGACCATGAAAAGCCCGAAGAAGCTCCAGCAGGTCGCCAAGGCCGCCCTTTCCTCCATCGAGGTCGACAAGAAGACGAATCCGCTGACCTTGGCGTCGATGGCGATGGCGTTCAAGGCCGCCACCGGGAAGCTCGGCATCTCCGGTTCCGTCTATTGGACGGACCCCAACCACTATGTGCGCGGTGTCGGCTCCACGGTGCTGCTGGACGATTCGAAGAACCTCGAGCTCTTCGATGAGCTTTCCGCCGGAACCCACGCGCCAGGAACCGTCGGCACCTTGGCCGAAACCGTCTCCCAATGA
- a CDS encoding WhiB family transcriptional regulator, protein MSNAFDWRAKAACRDKDPELFFPVGNTGAAYQQIEEAKAICRTCKVIDACLKCALDTNQDYGVWGGLSEDERRALKRRAMRARRSQNMQMQV, encoded by the coding sequence ATGAGTAATGCTTTTGATTGGCGCGCCAAGGCGGCTTGCCGCGACAAGGACCCCGAGCTCTTCTTCCCCGTGGGCAACACCGGCGCCGCCTACCAGCAGATCGAGGAGGCCAAGGCCATCTGCCGCACGTGCAAGGTCATCGACGCGTGCCTCAAGTGCGCGCTTGACACCAACCAGGATTACGGCGTCTGGGGAGGCTTGAGCGAGGATGAGCGCCGCGCCTTGAAGCGCCGCGCCATGCGTGCCCGCCGCAGCCAGAACATGCAGATGCAGGTCTGA
- a CDS encoding PAS domain-containing sensor histidine kinase: protein MADFDEILAAQSDFDAGDREWLHLLVADWQVIADLSFADLLLVLKRDDGKYIVAEQCRPSTVMTMRSDDVVGHEVSENLVDEIDTAMNAKGVLHTTTLHQVGKSSVCNVYAPVRCGNKTLGVVVRETNMSTRESNGRYESESINAGKMLFEMIPRGQFPYHDAIMSQRHNARVSDGFIILGPTGIVKYAAPNAISCFRRLGAITQMEGHYLSEIGTQLLHPNDPVPETLPLVLSGKAAADCELDANNSMVSMHSLPLYNETGRAGAIVLCRDVTELRRREQELQTKDATISEIHHRVKNNLQTVSALLRLQARKTKSQEVKTELKEAQRRIQTIATVHEGLSQTVNEIVDYDAVISNLLKMSVDLATMDDQHIHIRYIGKFGMMPAQDATPLSLVLTELITNAVEHGFEGRKEGNITISVGRSGNHLNVVVEDDGSGLAAEEDNGMARSSGSGLGTQIINTFVTNDFNGTVRWDDRHGGGTRVILDINLRAAQEGDEAEY from the coding sequence ATGGCTGATTTTGATGAGATTCTCGCCGCGCAATCAGATTTCGACGCCGGCGATCGTGAATGGCTTCATTTGTTGGTGGCGGACTGGCAGGTTATCGCCGATCTGAGCTTCGCCGACCTGCTTCTGGTGCTGAAGCGTGATGACGGCAAATACATAGTCGCCGAGCAGTGCCGCCCCTCCACCGTGATGACGATGCGCAGTGACGATGTCGTCGGGCATGAGGTCTCCGAAAACCTCGTCGACGAGATCGACACCGCGATGAACGCCAAAGGCGTGCTGCACACCACGACGCTGCACCAGGTCGGCAAATCGAGCGTCTGCAACGTCTACGCCCCGGTGCGCTGCGGCAACAAGACACTGGGCGTGGTGGTGCGCGAGACCAACATGTCCACGCGCGAATCCAACGGCCGCTACGAATCCGAAAGCATCAACGCCGGCAAGATGCTCTTCGAGATGATCCCACGCGGCCAGTTCCCCTATCACGACGCGATCATGAGCCAACGGCACAACGCCAGGGTCTCCGACGGTTTCATCATCCTCGGCCCCACCGGCATCGTCAAATACGCCGCGCCCAACGCCATCAGCTGCTTCCGCAGGCTTGGCGCCATCACCCAAATGGAAGGACATTACCTGAGTGAAATAGGAACGCAATTACTCCATCCCAACGACCCGGTCCCCGAGACCCTGCCGCTGGTCCTGAGCGGCAAAGCGGCCGCCGATTGCGAGCTCGACGCCAACAACTCCATGGTCTCGATGCATTCGCTGCCGCTCTACAACGAGACAGGACGCGCCGGCGCCATCGTGCTTTGCCGCGATGTCACGGAACTGCGCCGCCGTGAACAGGAACTACAAACGAAGGACGCCACCATCTCCGAAATCCACCACAGGGTCAAGAACAATCTCCAGACAGTGTCTGCATTGCTCCGCCTGCAGGCGAGAAAGACCAAATCGCAGGAGGTGAAAACCGAGCTCAAGGAGGCGCAACGGCGCATCCAGACCATCGCCACCGTGCATGAGGGCCTGAGCCAGACCGTCAACGAGATCGTCGACTACGACGCCGTGATCTCCAATCTTTTGAAGATGAGCGTTGACCTGGCCACGATGGACGACCAGCACATCCACATCCGCTACATTGGCAAGTTCGGCATGATGCCGGCGCAGGACGCCACGCCGCTTTCGCTGGTGTTGACCGAGCTCATCACCAACGCGGTGGAGCACGGCTTCGAAGGCCGCAAGGAAGGCAACATCACCATTTCCGTGGGCCGCAGCGGTAATCACTTGAACGTGGTGGTCGAAGACGACGGCTCCGGCCTGGCCGCCGAGGAGGACAACGGCATGGCCCGTTCCTCGGGTTCCGGGCTGGGCACGCAGATCATCAACACGTTCGTGACCAACGACTTCAACGGCACCGTGCGCTGGGACGACCGCCACGGCGGCGGCACGAGGGTCATCCTCGACATCAACCTGCGGGCCGCGCAGGAAGGCGACGAGGCGGAATACTGA
- a CDS encoding hemolysin III family protein produces the protein MSEKSADNPADIVSTDDQRHDDLSNGDIEHACAQNRQQGSDSGASTQQKKDSKDADAITTSVTQAQQEAMEAKAEAIRATARGKADTIRRKADERAAYVIAKGEVRAAEALGITPPPMPGRKVRLDVHGRPKPLLRGWIHAVAAPLALAAGIVLICLAKGTGLKWACAVFMVCSLILFVNSATYHLGDWSPKTTDILRRVDHMNIFLLIAGTYTPVSFALTPGWRNGVITGMWACTLVALLIHVIWINAPRWLYTAVYIIFGVSGVAFLDLFWFSPYAGPAVVVLLAAGGACYIAGAIVYALRKPDPWPRIFGFHEIFHLGTVAGYACHMVAIYMVIVNLS, from the coding sequence ATGTCAGAGAAGTCCGCCGACAATCCGGCAGATATCGTCTCAACCGACGACCAGCGTCACGACGACCTGTCAAACGGTGACATCGAACATGCCTGCGCACAAAACCGACAGCAAGGCTCTGACAGCGGTGCCTCCACCCAACAGAAGAAAGATTCGAAAGACGCCGACGCGATCACGACCAGCGTCACCCAAGCCCAGCAAGAAGCCATGGAAGCCAAGGCCGAGGCCATCAGGGCCACGGCGCGAGGCAAGGCCGACACCATCCGGCGCAAGGCCGATGAGCGGGCGGCATACGTCATCGCCAAAGGCGAGGTGAGGGCCGCCGAGGCGCTGGGAATCACTCCCCCACCCATGCCTGGCCGCAAGGTGCGTCTCGACGTCCACGGCCGCCCGAAGCCGTTGCTGCGCGGCTGGATCCACGCCGTCGCCGCCCCGCTGGCGCTGGCAGCCGGCATCGTGCTGATCTGCCTGGCCAAAGGCACCGGGCTCAAGTGGGCGTGCGCGGTGTTCATGGTCTGCTCGCTCATCCTCTTCGTCAATTCCGCCACCTACCACTTGGGCGACTGGTCGCCGAAGACCACCGACATCCTGCGCCGCGTCGACCACATGAACATCTTCCTGTTGATCGCCGGCACCTACACCCCGGTCTCCTTCGCGCTGACACCCGGTTGGCGCAATGGCGTCATCACAGGCATGTGGGCCTGCACGCTGGTGGCCCTCCTGATCCACGTCATCTGGATCAATGCCCCGCGCTGGCTCTACACGGCCGTCTATATCATTTTCGGAGTCTCGGGCGTGGCCTTCCTCGACCTCTTCTGGTTCTCGCCGTACGCCGGCCCGGCCGTCGTGGTGCTGCTCGCCGCCGGCGGCGCCTGCTACATCGCAGGGGCCATCGTCTACGCGCTGCGCAAGCCCGACCCATGGCCGCGGATCTTCGGCTTCCACGAGATCTTCCATCTGGGGACGGTGGCCGGTTACGCCTGCCACATGGTGGCCATCTACATGGTCATCGTCAATCTCTCGTGA
- the greA gene encoding transcription elongation factor GreA, with amino-acid sequence MAEEEKTVLLTQEAYDKLQKELAYRQGDYRDEITQRIATARAEGDLSENGGYQAAREEQGKNEGRINELIVKLRNTKILKAPPAGKVGNGSLVTLELAGKEMKYVLGSRDIAVATDYDVISPESPIGAAIMGSKKGDEVSYKAPNGREITVKIKDAKPMK; translated from the coding sequence ATGGCAGAGGAAGAAAAGACCGTTCTGCTCACGCAGGAGGCCTACGACAAGCTTCAGAAGGAGCTGGCCTATCGTCAGGGCGACTACCGCGACGAGATCACCCAGCGCATCGCCACGGCCCGTGCCGAAGGCGATCTTTCCGAGAACGGCGGCTATCAGGCCGCGCGTGAGGAGCAGGGCAAGAACGAGGGACGCATCAACGAGCTCATCGTGAAACTGCGCAACACGAAGATCCTGAAGGCGCCGCCGGCTGGCAAGGTCGGCAACGGCTCGCTGGTCACGCTCGAGCTCGCGGGCAAGGAGATGAAGTACGTGCTCGGCTCGCGCGACATCGCCGTGGCCACCGACTACGACGTCATCAGCCCCGAGTCGCCGATCGGCGCCGCCATCATGGGCTCCAAGAAGGGCGACGAGGTCAGCTACAAGGCACCCAACGGCCGTGAGATCACAGTGAAGATCAAGGACGCCAAGCCGATGAAGTAG